In Dermacentor variabilis isolate Ectoservices chromosome 10, ASM5094787v1, whole genome shotgun sequence, the genomic window TGCTCTGGCTTTTGGCTTAATTTCTCTTGGAGGTCGTCGACAATGCGAGCTAAAGGCATTTCACGCTTAAAATACTTCTCGCCACAGAACGGTGTCTTCACTTAACAGGAAATACCATATAGACtcatgtaagggccgcactttttttttcacaatttggCAAGGTGGTGGCCCTGACACGGGACCGAACCTTTTAGTCAAAATGGTGCCGGTGCAGCCAGTGACTACTGCACACCCTGGATCCCCGAATGTACCATTGCGTTGGAGGTCAATGAACAGCGCTCGCCATCTAGTAGGGGCGCACGAAAATTTGCCGATGCATGCACACAGCATCGGGGAACCAAATGCGATTGCTTCTCCGATGGAATTCTTTTTCCCAAATTTTGGGATGCCAAGTTGGGCGTGCGGCCGTTATACGAGTCTATACAGTAAGGGTAATGGAAAAATCGCAGCAGAACCAACCGCAAGTTGATGTATTTGTGACTTGTGCATTAAGACAAGAGCGACCCACCGAGTCTATTGGCCTCTAGCGAGAGCATTCTCGCCCATACATAATagctaattttgagttaaataaatgagaAATATGTATGCCTGCAATCtctaaaaaaacagaaaaatcatTTTATCTTTGCACTGAACATAGCTGCAGTTGGCCTTTGAAATGGCAGCGGCATGCTGCCTAGCAGTCTGCGACTGCCACCGGCCGTTGCGACAAGCCCTTTCGCCACCATGACACTCAACTTTTGGCTGAggctttgccctcttggcttctccACTGTGTAGCCTCCAGTGCACTAGTGGAGATGAAAAGAGAAAGCTGGATATTGGTGCGATAAATCCACTTGCAGTTGaaggattaaaaagaaattttgcAGCACGAGATTTGTGGCGAAatcctttaatagtgaggccagTCTATGATTAGCTAAACCAAGTGttccagggcccctttaaaactCGTTCAATCTCAATACACAACGTGCTTGACCTTGTAGAAACTCTCCACAGCACAACAGTACGGCGAGAGATGCAGCacaaattttttgttgttgccaaAAAATGGCTATCATCCACTACGAGGGACTGGCCAAGAAGCAAGTGGTTTTGCAAGTGTTCTTTTTAAGATTGTAACCAAATAAAAGTTAGTATATCGGAGTGTAATTTCAGTTATGAATGCATCCCAGCATATTGAAGCATAATTTCAGTTATGAATGCGTCTCGTAACTTCATTCTAAGTCATCTAGACGCACATACTTACTTTCTATGCGACATGCATAGCACGCCAAGCACCTACGGCTAACCTTTCGTTAAACGCAAGTTTAGTGCATCTTGTAGGGATGCGTCTGCAGTCTAATGGTTTGATCATCGTGCTTCTTTTGTGGGGGGCCAGGGTTTGGGGGCAACAGACCATTGGACAGTAAATATTGTAGCAACTTGTTACATTTAGTGTCTCAATTTGGCCATAAACATCCAGAAATATACGAACCGTCAAATGGAGAGAAGAGCCAAAAAAAAGTAATTGCTTTAAAAGTGGTGAATGCCATGCATATGTAGGAATCTGTTGCGCAAAGCCTTTCAACCTTATACCCACATTGGGCTGCTTTGTTGCAggcatcacttttttttttttttttgaccttgTCTACTCCACAACCAACTGCACATGGCTTGCAACTTGGAGCAGTGCATCATTGCTCAAGCTCGCCTAAATCACAATGTGGATTTTGAATATACTAGTAAAATCAGTATAAATGATACTTGTAAATGCTGATGCTGTTACATTGTTTTCCAATATACTGGTTAGAGTTTGGTTCACTCTGCTGCTATTGTTGTTACCTTCAAGTTTATATAGCAGGCTTTATTTCAAAGCAACacttaacttttttttaaagagtgACTTGTGACAACGTGTCTTCAGGTACGTGGCCAAAGCTTGTGCTCATGTCAAAGAACCGTGTGCATATGGGCCTGTTATGCACGCACAGCTCTTGCAGCAAGTCTTGCTGCTCTACCAGAAGTTCTTTAACTTCATCGCGGGACATTTTTGGAGGCATTTTGCGAACCATTCTTGCTGCTTCCTCTCTGAGCAAAGCCACTGTCCTGGGCAGGCGGCAGGTAGCCACGGTCGCAGATGGACATGACGAGGCCATCTTCAGAATCTCCAACAGCTCCGACAGTGCCTGATCTTTGGGCAACTGCACGATTTCTGCTTTACTACCTGCATGTAAAGGGGCATGTAAAGGGCCCGAATGGCAGCCAGGGCTTTTTTCACCCATGAGCACTGTGTGATCATCGAGGGGCCAAATGCAAGTCACAAAGGGCCTCTCTTTCACCATGTACCAGAACGCATCAGCTCGGCATCCCCAGCACCCACTGGAGGCACAAAGAGTGCTGGCTGCCATATGGGCCAATTAGCAAGTGAATCACTGAGTGCTGTACAATGCCATGTCAGTCTGACGCAGTCACACAATTTATAACTTATAAGGAGTTGCGCACGCAGTGTTCAGACATGCGAGAAAAAAGGAACAGCTGGCTTACAGCATGAAACAATAATTAATCTACAGCCCATAGGTGCGGGATCAAACCTTGGCTGTGGCCGTTGCATTTtgatagtattgaaatgcagaaacacccatgtactgtgcactgggtgcacgttaaagaaattgtggttttggcacgtaaaaccctagaatttcattttttaaattaATTTACAAGCAAATTTGTTTCTACTTAATTATGTGGCTCTCTTTAGGCAAAGGTAATTTTTTGGCTATCCTATCAGTCTGGAGGCCCGACAATAGTAGAATATCTGCTATGTTCTGACTACATGTTGAAATCTGGGATGCACAGCACTTCACTGCATGAGTGCCCAGATGACACTATTGACAACAGGATACACCTTCTGCGAAGCTATTATAGAAAGCCAGTCTATAAACACATAGAAATTTTGACACCCTTTgtagcttatcttgtccccaagcttgctctgcttttcctttctttaacactgcatgCCCAGGTCACAAACAGCAAGTTTGTTGCTAGCGTGACAGCATTCCTGACGGGAAAGTTGTGAGCAAGGAGTTTTCAAaagaggaaatgcaagcaagacatgACGTTTATTATTTGGGGACAAGATAAAAGTTTACACTCCTTGGGGCACATAGAATATTGAGTGAACATTTACAATATTGGAAATCTAGGAATAATTATTTTGACACTACTATTGAAAGTCCCTCCACACACCTGGCAGAATTCTGATGTGGAAGCCATTGCTTGTGAGAAGTGGATCTGTCACATACAGGAATCCAGACGTGTCTCTGGCTTCATTCTTCATATTGAGCAGTGTGTTCCACAACAGGTCACCACCTAGTATGCTGATTTAGCAAGAATATATTTGTTGGTTACTTTCTGCGAGCCACATGAAAGTCATTGAAGATTCTGAAATGCAGTTGTAAAAGCTAGGAATGTGAGGTAATGTTACCAATTTGATTATAGGAGCACCTATCTGCTCCTGTAATCAGAGCAGCAGTGGAACAAGTGACCCACACTCAGTAAGGACTCATTATACATTAGCAGAAAAAGACTACTATAGAACTAATCTGACACAGTCAACATAAATTACTCTGCTATCAGGCAGAGGCTTGTCTATGCAGCTCACTAGTGCTTTATGATACAGGTTTGTTTAGAAGAGTTTCTTATTTATTTGGGTTGATGATTGGGCAAGTTGcaattgcattctaaaactggtatagcgcaacatggaaaggaagaaacaagccgagccagcCAGAAGAAGGAACAGAGCACTGGTGCCATAGAAAATGGTTACCAAGTAAAAGAGTACACTTTGCATAATATAAATTCGGCATTTGATGATTAACACGCATTCATCTAGCACTATAGTACTTGTCCTGTGTACATATTGCATGTCCATTCTTTTAATTGCATATTTATGCTTAGAGATTATACTAAGGTTGCAAGCGAAGCGATGCGAAACATTCACAAAGCAGTGATACTTACGCGGGTGTTACAGTTATAGGGGGATCAGCCTCTTCTGCCGAAATGGGATACGAAGCCACAAGTCTCTTGAATGTAATTGCTTCACGTAGGCGCGCTGTATTCAGTGTGCAAAGCCTTGCCTTGTGCCAGACGACCCAAGCATCAGTGGGACATCCACGAAGCGGTCCAACGAGGGTGGTGTCCAGACTGAGTGGCTTTTGGCTGCAGAAACCAACATGGCCTTACAGTTGTACCATACACAGACTGGCTATTGATGTCTGTTGATCTGCTTAGTGACTATAACATTCTGGGGCAGTATTCTCAAGCAATCACTTTCAGAAgatttcatgttgctctgcactGAATGCATTGGCATCTACACCTGACAGCATTCCAGGCATGCTACTTTCACCCACAGATGTCGATGCATGCTGTGCCAAGTCTCGCAAAAGGTTTAAAAAGTGATTGCATGCCCGAAAGTGACCATTCGCAAACACCGCTGATGCTGCGCAGCATGCATTTTGTCATTTCCTGGCTGTGGTTACTGCATCTCAATAGAtacagaatgcaaaaacactgtCGTGCTAACATTTTGGCGTGCGTTAAAGGACTGCATGCTGCCAGGATTAACCTGGACCTCTCTgcagcaacataaaaaaaatgaaactatgCACTGACTCTCGCCATCGCCAATATGCGGTCATCTCTAAGTAACAAATGGCAAGTGGATGGGGTGACATGGCAGACACGTATCCAGCTGTGGTAGACACAGCTGGTCAAGTTCACATCACACGCAAAAGTAAAGCACCTAAGGTGGCAGTAATCCTCAAAGTGCTCCTTAATGGTCTGCATGGAGAACTGCAGCTCCACTATTTTCCAGGTTGACATAGACTCCTTTGGTGGACCACTTTCTTTTGCCTGCTGTAGCATACCAGATGGCTTGTTGCTGAAAGCAGTTAGTGAAAAGACAAATTTTGCTTGGTGCACCTCAAAGCAGCATAGCACATTTTATCATAAGGGACTATCATATCGCAAAATTTATGGTTTTCTTGTAAATCTGCTATTTATGACATATCATAATAAATGCACAGATGAGCAATGCGAGACTCTCAATCCTCGAACAACGTTAGTGCAGACTCTCTGCTGCAAGTTTAGACAGATGAAACTTGGAAGTATTGGAAGCAATGAACATGTGGCACCTGTTATTCAGGGTATTAATATTCACTGAAATTTGTGCAAATAACTTTACCATTATGGTCGGCACAAACAATGTTAGCTAGCATTGCACAGGTGCAAAGCTGGAGCATCATCATAACCTTTTGTTTCAAGCTTTATAAAGAACGGCATGAAATTAAGTAAATTTGGATAAGCCAATTAGTCAATTAAAATTTGGCTTGAGGAACTGTACAAGAGCACTGTATCCTTGCAATAAGTGGACAAAATTTTGCTTTGCAGTTATGGATAGTAATTTTGATTTTGAGTTTTTGCAAACAAAACACGACTGACTCCAACGTTAGGTTTACTTTACTGAGTCCAATAATTTCCTTTGTCAACATTCCTCATGACAGAATTCGATGCTACTTTCTTGAAGTACTTACCAGTCCGTCTGAACTTTTCCTGTCTGTTTTTCATACTGCTGCTTTTCGTCGGGCGTAAGTGAATTCCACCCTTCTTCAAGGAGCACATTGAGCTCCATCAATGGCATTTCAGGAACCTGTGACAGGACTGGAAAGAAACTGGGCAATTACAGAGAAAATGGAGAATTTTATTTCCCTAGTCAAAACATAGCCTCCAATGTCAtttcttgttcgaccactgttaatCACTTCATTCCCTTAAAGCACCACCAATGCCTCTCGCAGTGCCACCAGTGAAGGGTCGATGGTAGTGGAGGAAGATGACTgttaaccccctcccccctttttccTTTCCCAACCTTGCAGCCGCTACAGGAGCATGCTTGCACAAAAGCTGCAATACAAAATGTTTTCAATGGATTGCATGCTTTCAGAATTCTCTCCTCTGTTTGCATTACTGCATTATTATGGCGAAGAAGATAAACATGCAACACTCACTCTCTTTCTTCCTACGAGCACAGTATGTTTCCTTGGCCGAGCGCTTCTCAGTGCTCAGCATGTCTTTCAGCCAGCTGTGAACTCCTGAGGGCCTCGCTGGCATCCGCATTCTTTTGCTAGGTGTCCTGTCTTTCAATGGACTGATCATGGGCCTCTTCTCTGCGATGCCTCCTCCCACTCTCGTAGGCTCCTGCCAGAGGTTTCTTTCAATGAGCTACAGTAGCTGTTACTCAACTACAGAAGGTGATTAGCGAGAGAAGCTCAGAGCTGGTGCTACAGTATTAGCTTTGATGATTACGTGTAAGTATACGGCAAGATACGTGTAGTGATGATATACCCTTTTATTCCACGAAAGGCAAGGCACGCAAAAGAATCAGCGGTAATCCTTCAGTTGTCTCCTGTAGTAAGCATGTATAGTTGGACATGAAAGTTTACAGATTGCGTGTTCACCAGATAATGTAGCAGCGAGGTGGAAATCTGTGAGAACTACAAACAGCAACACCTTCAAGGGTGGACATGTCTCCATGTTGTAACATGTCTGAAGTTTGCTTTTGCAAATGCACTAGCATTTACACTCTCCTTCTCTTAGCTTCCTGCACAAAAGACTGTCTGTGGAAGAGCCTGGTTTAAATCAGTGTAACATGGTGGAGAGGCAACAGTGCAGAGGGTGTACAAGCACAGAGGGCACAAGTAGAAATGGGCATAATGATCGTATCCAAAGTGATAAGTAAACCATGTTAAATAAGCCAAAGAAAATGTAGGAGGAAGCCAGACAGGAAAGGATGGAGACAGAATGATGGAGTGCACTGCATTCAGAAGGCAGTGAGAATGGTTCACAATTGAAGAATGTGTCACTGAGTCAGAAATAATAAGCAGGGATATGAAATTGTGATAGCTCGCATTGGCATGACCCTAGTGTATAGTGTAATGGTTTCATTTTCGCACAAATCGCAAAACTGCTTTGCAAACAAGTGTGCACACATTCTATATTAGGCAAGGCTAATCCAAAGGGATAATTAACAAGTAATGCAAATAAATAGCACCATGACTACCAAAGCTTATGCTTTGAGTACCAAGTGAAAGCAGCTGGCTCAAGAAACTAACGCCGAGTCATTAATGCCTCCAGGTACTTAACCATAATCACCTATAATAAAATTTAAGCAAGGCTGAAGGTGCAAGATGTGACTGAAATAATGCAATTGTGCTTCAGCTGTGTTAGTTGCATTTTTCTCTGCCGAtgccagtggactttctcttctttttttaatctttccatccccttttccctttccccagtgtagggtagccaaccgggcccaatcctggttaacctccctacctttcatttatcatctggtttctctctctctctctctttgccgaTGTAGATGTCAAGTGCAATCGATGTTGTCATCATGCTATTCCTCTTTGTGCTTCTGTTCATATGAACCGGACATTGAAGCTCGCAATAATTTTAGTTACCCCTGCACTTTCATTTTTCACACTAACATAGTTGTTAAACCAGTTTTTCTGCACTGAAATAAACCACAATTGCAGCACATCTCTTTAATCAGTAAATATTTACCAGCTAGTGTGTTGTATGCAGCAAAAGAGGTTTTAAGGACTAGCCATGCACAGTTGACAGCTTCTCAATCATGAATTATTACTGCTGCCGCCATTAACTGGACAAAATTCCCAGGAGTAAATTTGCCAACTAGGCAAAAAGTTGCAGCCGTAGGAAAATGTCACTACAAAAGATCTGCTTACCGTCACTGTTTTCCCTTGGGTGTTCTGAAGGATACCAAGAGACCAAAGCGATGCTTGTCTTTCAGGCATACGTGGTGGTGTTGGGATGGTTTTTGAAGGTGTCAAAGTTTTCTGAGATAGTACTTCTGGGAGATTTTCACACGGAGCACTGGGTTTATCGGGAGGAACTGCTGCCTTTTCAGTAAGTGACACCACATTCTCCTTGTTCCCATCAGGAGTGGCAGGGAGATCTCGGTTTATCTGGCATTCCAAGTCTTCACAGACGTCATCAGGCATCACAAAGTCTTCAAACAGGCCATCCAAATCATCCCCTGCTTCTAGGTCCTTCTGAGTCTGAGCAGCTAAATTGTCCGAAGAAAGCGGCACTGTCGTAACACTTTCTTCAACTGCATTGGCACTGACGTTCTTTGCAGACGCACTGCTGAATGCTTTTCTGACTAAATCTTCAAAAAGCTCGACCACTGCATCCTGTTTGAGACATAGACATGATCGCAACAGTCACTCCAAATTATACTCGGGGCCGCCCCTTTTTGAGCACAACACCTCAATAGAGCTGCTGGGTTATTATAATGATTACATATGATGATTTCATGGTACATTGTTCAGTTGAATGAGAACCATCTTTCAACTGCATTTTTCAACTGCCTTCTGCCATGACATTGTCCTTGTACAGGCCTAATGCTTCCGCAGACTAATATTCGTGCAGTCAACGCAGTGAAAGATCTATGTTTTCAGATAACTCTTATCAGATTATAGAACCCAGCTGTCGTCTAGCCAAAGCTCCTCCATGATTGAGTCCAAATGGCACACTTTTCAACTAATTTGTTGTAGTAAGTTGAACCTTGATATATCAAACATGAATATAACAAAATATCAGATACTATATTGAATTAAAGCTAGTGAAGCTAAATGTATCTCACCGATATCAGTGTGTAATAAATATAGGCTGATAATACTGAATATCACATATAAAGACGGTATTTTAAGTGTCAGATGCAACTTCGTTATACTAaccaaggttttactgtatagtATAGCAATTGCCTTAATGGGGCGAAATTTGAGGCAAAGTGAATAAGAGATACAATAACCTCTACTGCTTCTTTGAAGATGCTACTTTTCACAGTGCATGATAAATAAAGCCACTAGATAGCCACCCAAATACCATgcataattttctttattttcaatcCTTTTTTACAAATGGCAATAAAGATTCAAGGAAAGCTGAAGTCTCTGATGCTCACCTTGTTACTGAATACAACAGCAGTCTTGTCTGGCTCCAAGTTCACGTCAAGCTCACTTGGTGGAACGTCAAGTGAGATGACACAGATGGGATGTTTTGTTGAACTTCCATCTTGAGTACCGAGTGCTGAAGAAAATTCCTTTTGGAGGAACTGCAATAAGTGAAGATCACAAGACTCATTATTGCCTGTGTCATGGCTAATGTTAACTAGCACTAACATAACAGCTTTACTCCATTCAGAAAAATGGAAGCCTTATGCCACCATGAATTGACATGACAGAGAACTACACAAGCGAAACCTTGAGGATAGAGGTATATGTGGCAACATTTATGCAAGCCTACCTACTCCAGACTCAGAAACTTTTGCCAGCTCCATTTTTAGTACAGTtaattatttcagaaaaaaaatctgcttatTCTACAAACCAGAATTTTTTTTGCTCATGTAACCACAATTGGAGCCAGCGCACTTAATGTCGACCTAAGTTGCCATCTGTCCGCATAGTCTGCATAGGGACTGCAGGTTCGATGATGCGGCAGCTGACAGCAGAGCCATGATGAGCGAATACTGGCAGCAAGCATGTAAAATGAATGGGCTAAGAGCTATCTTGGCCATTCATTCTTGCAGTTCCTGCAGTCCCCAACAAAATATTGCTACCACGTAGAAGCACAGAAACTATAGTCTATATGCATGAATATGGTATCTAAGAAGACTTGCAAAATCTATAGCCATTTACAAAACAACATCCTGAATGTTACTCACGTAGCCTATGCTCACCAATTGTTTTGTCAGCACTCTGACAGCTTCTATGATCCACGAGCACAACCCTTTGTCAGAAATTATTTTAAGAAGCACCGAGCTGACAGCCTTGTCAAACAATTGATTTTAATCTTTCTGATCGAGAACGGAATACCTGCGTCATCTCCTTGATGCTGACAGGTCTCCCATTTACCAAAATTATACTCCTATCTGGCTCAGAACTGCTGGGCAGTTTTTCCTTGTCCGTTGTTGACATGTCAGGAACAAATAGCTTTATAACCTGCAAAACAAATCAAGCAACAGTGAATGACAAGAGCCTGCTGAAGAATGAAAACAGCATAACAATAGTGAATGAAAGCTCATGTTGAAGGTAAACACACGGTGAAGGAGCATTTAAGCTCTTGCAAGAACTGAACACAAAAGCATACAGGACTACACCCCGGTTCTGTGCCTAACGTTGACATTATGCCATACAAATTTAATATTTATTGCAAATGTTGGCACACACCCGTTCTAATTAAATAGATTGAGAAGTAAGTGAGATAGAACCACAGACCGCTGCAGTTGTATTGCTGAAGATCTCTATTATTCAATTTCTACACATGCTTAATGCAAAAGGTGTGACTTTGTTTTCTAATAAATGCTTTTGTTTTTACATGGTACGACaccttggaaaaaagaaaaaagaatgcaagcACCATGCAATGCATGTTTTCAAACATTTCCGATTAAGTTTCCTTAATAGAAGTTTTAGTTTCAGATAAATTATGAACAAGTTGGTTTCGGTGAAGAGCATTTTTGCCACTCACAGTGCCCGAGTTGTCATCACGTGCTTCACTGTAATGCAACATCTGCAGTATGCTGATGCCGTACACCTGGCCAATGGCCTCCCGCATGGTTTTCACTGGCACTTTTGTCCAGATGACACTTTTGTTGTGATGCAGACTGAGGCCAATACCTGTCACGAAAGGAGTGTTGCGAGAAACATGTAGCAACAACATCACTTCACCGACACAAATTTTGCAGAGAATCCAATGTATGGGTATTTACAGTTGCTAAAGAATGAAGAGGTCAAGTTATGATGTGAAACATGGCCGGGATAAAGAAATTGCACATAAACAAATGAACATATAATGTTTCAACAAGAGCCAAAGAATTACCTGTGTCTAAAATAATGTCAAACTACTCATGAACACTGGCATCATTACCATACAGCACTTTAGTTATGGTTTTCGAGAGCATGTCCACTATATATTGCACACAACAGGTTCCTTTTGAACTCGAGGGAATGCATTGGCTTAATTTTGCAGAGGCTTCTCTTATATCATACAATATTGTGGTCTTTTAACCGCATCTGGCAACACTTAGCATTGATAATCGGAGAAAGAAATGTAACACCAAATTTTCCTCTCGGCAGAAGAATTGGGAAACATTCTGAAAAATATCCACAAACTGCAATAAGACCTCGTTATATAGGTTTTTCCGCACACTTACTAAGCATAAATGAACAATACTTTCACTTTTTAAATGAAATATTAATTTTAAAGTAATTTCACAATTGAACGTTTTAGTCAACAAAGCAAGTTCCAAATAGTGAAAAATGTCAAGCATTGTTCCAGCTGAACCAAAGCACAAAGAAATTGCTACAACAGCATTTGAAGCAAGCTATGTACAGAAATAAAATTCCATGAATTTGAATGCAGCTTCTCTTTTTTAACTCACCAGGACAAGCAATGGCCATGGCATGAAGAAAATGTTGAACTTTTTTAAGCTGTGCCGATTTTGCCTTTACTGTGTCCATGTGTTTCCTTCGCACTGGAATGTTCTTGAAAATGTCTTCTATGGTTACTCGTGTCCCTGAAACATATGTTGCGTGCACATATGTTCAAGTGCTTTGTTTCAAAGTTGCAGTATTAGCAATGTTAATCTCAAACCAAGACATGCTAATGTATTCATAGACAATATGCAACTACCACCTACATTTGCATATGTTCTTTAAAGAATACACCATGTTTAATTTATAAATTTAAGCAGACTTCGGTTTCTATGTCACCTGTCACGGAAGCCACTGAGATTTTCAACTGCAGGAGTTACACATGTATTCTATTGCCCCATTGCAGATGAGTTACACATTGTCAACATATAAGCCT contains:
- the LOC142560034 gene encoding PMS1 protein homolog 1-like isoform X1; this encodes MKSIQKLDSRTARLLHSSQSVASVSSIVKEIVENSLDAGATNVVVKLVDYGLDRIEVIDNGYGVGEDDLPLVVLPGYTSKIRSSEDLLSLATYGFRGQALAAVAAVSRVTIASGPQDSEQGLALCFDSQGNIVSQKVLPWNGGTRVTIEDIFKNIPVRRKHMDTVKAKSAQLKKVQHFLHAMAIACPGIGLSLHHNKSVIWTKVPVKTMREAIGQVYGISILQMLHYSEARDDNSGTVIKLFVPDMSTTDKEKLPSSSEPDRSIILVNGRPVSIKEMTQFLQKEFSSALGTQDGSSTKHPICVISLDVPPSELDVNLEPDKTAVVFSNKDAVVELFEDLVRKAFSSASAKNVSANAVEESVTTVPLSSDNLAAQTQKDLEAGDDLDGLFEDFVMPDDVCEDLECQINRDLPATPDGNKENVVSLTEKAAVPPDKPSAPCENLPEVLSQKTLTPSKTIPTPPRMPERQASLWSLGILQNTQGKTVTEPTRVGGGIAEKRPMISPLKDRTPSKRMRMPARPSGVHSWLKDMLSTEKRSAKETYCARRKKEILSQVPEMPLMELNVLLEEGWNSLTPDEKQQYEKQTGKVQTDCNKPSGMLQQAKESGPPKESMSTWKIVELQFSMQTIKEHFEDYCHLSQKPLSLDTTLVGPLRGCPTDAWVVWHKARLCTLNTARLREAITFKRLVASYPISAEEADPPITVTPAILGGDLLWNTLLNMKNEARDTSGFLYVTDPLLTSNGFHIRILPGSKAEIVQLPKDQALSELLEILKMASSCPSATVATCRLPRTVALLREEAARMVRKMPPKMSRDEVKELLVEQQDLLQELCVHNRPICTRFFDMSTSFGHVPEDTLSQVTL
- the LOC142560034 gene encoding PMS1 protein homolog 1-like isoform X3, with the protein product MDTVKAKSAQLKKVQHFLHAMAIACPGIGLSLHHNKSVIWTKVPVKTMREAIGQVYGISILQMLHYSEARDDNSGTVIKLFVPDMSTTDKEKLPSSSEPDRSIILVNGRPVSIKEMTQFLQKEFSSALGTQDGSSTKHPICVISLDVPPSELDVNLEPDKTAVVFSNKDAVVELFEDLVRKAFSSASAKNVSANAVEESVTTVPLSSDNLAAQTQKDLEAGDDLDGLFEDFVMPDDVCEDLECQINRDLPATPDGNKENVVSLTEKAAVPPDKPSAPCENLPEVLSQKTLTPSKTIPTPPRMPERQASLWSLGILQNTQGKTVTEPTRVGGGIAEKRPMISPLKDRTPSKRMRMPARPSGVHSWLKDMLSTEKRSAKETYCARRKKEILSQVPEMPLMELNVLLEEGWNSLTPDEKQQYEKQTGKVQTDCNKPSGMLQQAKESGPPKESMSTWKIVELQFSMQTIKEHFEDYCHLSQKPLSLDTTLVGPLRGCPTDAWVVWHKARLCTLNTARLREAITFKRLVASYPISAEEADPPITVTPAILGGDLLWNTLLNMKNEARDTSGFLYVTDPLLTSNGFHIRILPGSKAEIVQLPKDQALSELLEILKMASSCPSATVATCRLPRTVALLREEAARMVRKMPPKMSRDEVKELLVEQQDLLQELCVHNRPICTRFFDMSTSFGHVPEDTLSQVTL
- the LOC142560034 gene encoding PMS1 protein homolog 1-like isoform X2 — its product is MKSIQKLDSRTARLLHSSQSVASVSSIVKEIVENSLDAGATNVVVKLVDYGLDRIEVIDNGYGVGEDDLPLVVLPGYTSKIRSSEDLLSLATYGFRGQALAAVAAVSRVTIASGPQDSEQGLALCFDSQGNIVSQKVLPWNGGTRVTIEDIFKNIPVRRKHMDTVKAKSAQLKKVQHFLHAMAIACPGIGLSLHHNKSVIWTKVPVKTMREAIGQVYGISILQMLHYSEARDDNSGTVIKLFVPDMSTTDKEKLPSSSEPDRSIILVNGRPVSIKEMTQFLQKEFSSALGTQDGSSTKHPICVISLDVPPSELDVNLEPDKTAVVFSNKDAVVELFEDLVRKAFSSASAKNVSANAVEESVTTVPLSSDNLAAQTQKDLEAGDDLDGLFEDFVMPDDVCEDLECQINRDLPATPDGNKENVVSLTEKAAVPPDKPSAPCENLPEVLSQKTLTPSKTIPTPPRMPERQASLWSLGILQNTQGKTVTEPTRVGGGIAEKRPMISPLKDRTPSKRMRMPARPSGVHSWLKDMLSTEKRSAKETYCARRKKEILSQVPEMPLMELNVLLEEGWNSLTPDEKQQYEKQTGKVQTDCNKPSGMLQQAKESGPPKESMSTWKIVELQFSMQTIKEHFEDYCHLSQKPLSLDTTLVGPLRGCPTDAWVVWHKARLCTLNTARLREAITFKRLVASYPISAEEADPPITVTPA